The Clostridiales bacterium FE2011 sequence TTCTACTGTACCGGAAAACCTGACGGAAGGAAGAAACTTTATAATGCTGTCAAAAAGCTCTCCGGGATCGTTACTTTTTCTCCGCTACGCGGTACGGAGCTGACCCGTTTTGTTGTCAGTTCTTTTCAGGAAGCAGGAAAAGAATGTGATGACCGTACAGCTGAATACCTCATTTTTACGGTTGGCTCAGACGCAGGACTGCTGCGTAACGAAATCCAGAAACTGGCTTCCTGTTCCACAGACCGCACTGCGATTCTGCCAGAGGATGTAACGGCTCTTGCCACCCCTTCCACTGAATGTACCGTATTCCAGATGATCGATGCCGTTGTTACAGGTCAGAAGAGCCGCGCCTTTACGCTGCTGCGCAACCAGCTGCTTTCCGGGACGGACCGCATGGCCATCCTTTCAATGCTTCTGCGCCAGTATCGTCTGCTGCAGCACATTAAAATCATGCAGTATGAGAAAAGGGGCAGTGATTTTATCCGTTCCGCTCTCGGGGTTCCGCCTTTTGCTGTTGACCAGTATGTTCGACAGGCCTCCGGTTATACCGGCGGCCAGGTTAAAAGCGCTGTCCGCATATGTTTTGACACGGAATACGCCCTGAAGTCCGGACGGATGTCCCAGGACGGAGCTGTTGAAACAGTGGTCCTGAAACTGCTGAACCTTCGGGACAAAAGCTGATTTCCCCCATTGTCTGACATATATTGTAATTTTTGTAATTCTATGGTAATATATATGAAACATTTTGTGTTTCGCACAGGAGGCGTACATCATGAAGAAGCTGCTCGGAATTGTTCTGACGCTCTGTCTCGTTTTGACACTTGCCGCTGATGCTTTTGCCGCCAGCAAACCGGAGATTACAAAGCAGCCCGAAACTGCCACCACCTCCAAAAAAGGGGCAGTCTCTTTTTCTATCTCTGTGAAGGGCACTGTAAGCTCCTACACCTGGTATTTTGTCAATCCTGAAACCGGTGATAAAATATCCGGCAAAAAGCTGTCATCCAACGTTAAGGGTGTTAAAGTCACCAACCCGAATTCCAAGAAAATCTCCCTGTCCCATGTTCCTGAATCCATGCACGGCTGGTCCGTTTACTGCCATGTGAACGGGAACGGATATAAGGTCGATTCTGATGCGGTTACCCTGTATGTCTACGGCATGGAAATCCCCGGCTCCGATTCCGCTGCCGCTCCCGCTGACAGCGGTGAAGCAAAACCTGAAGAACCCGCATCCGCACCCGCTGAAACCAATCCCGAACCTGCCCCCGCCGATACTTCATCCGGCGAATCTGCCTCTCCGGCAGCCGGAGAACAGCCGGATGGCACCGATCAGGGTGAAGGCGGTGATCAGGGTGAGGGTGCCGACAGCGATGAAGTCGCGGCCAACAGAACCATCACCGTGACTTCTTCCTCAAAAGTGCTGATCAGAC is a genomic window containing:
- the holA gene encoding DNA polymerase III subunit delta, which produces MDRKDFSRALSQHSLPQVLLFEGEEEHLKQEALAELRHAVLPEGMETLNETILEDPSVDQLIADVETQPFMADKRLIIVRDLPALMGRSEADERLIAYLPSVPETSFLLFYCTGKPDGRKKLYNAVKKLSGIVTFSPLRGTELTRFVVSSFQEAGKECDDRTAEYLIFTVGSDAGLLRNEIQKLASCSTDRTAILPEDVTALATPSTECTVFQMIDAVVTGQKSRAFTLLRNQLLSGTDRMAILSMLLRQYRLLQHIKIMQYEKRGSDFIRSALGVPPFAVDQYVRQASGYTGGQVKSAVRICFDTEYALKSGRMSQDGAVETVVLKLLNLRDKS